One stretch of Cygnus atratus isolate AKBS03 ecotype Queensland, Australia chromosome 26, CAtr_DNAZoo_HiC_assembly, whole genome shotgun sequence DNA includes these proteins:
- the C26H19orf25 gene encoding UPF0449 protein C19orf25 homolog: protein MSSKAKRVLPTRPEPPTIEQVLADVGGTRPADPVLLLPAEPPRATGDHDGPAPGQEAAAEERERLYRQSRGYVEMNRRLREARGQLAEKCEELRRAGVALERDMAETRQKAF, encoded by the exons ATGAGCTCCAAGGCCAAGCGGGTGCTGCCCACGCGCCCCGAGCCGCCCACCATCGAGCAGGTGCTGGCCGACGTGGGGGGCACGCGCCCGGCCGACCCCGTCCTCCTGCTGCCCGCGGAACCCCCCCGGGCCACCGGCGACCATGACGGCCCCGCGCCAG GGCAGGAGGCCGCGGCGGAGGAGCGGGAGCGCCTGTACCGGCAGAGCCGCGGCTACGTGGAGATGAACCGGCGGCTGCGGGAGGCCCGCGGGCAGCTGGCGGAGAAGTGCGAGGAGCTGCGGCGGGCGGGCGTGGCGCTGGAGCGGGACATGGCCGAGACGAGGCAGAAAGCCTTCTGA